The sequence below is a genomic window from Kwoniella dendrophila CBS 6074 chromosome 10, complete sequence.
GTCGAGCTAACCTAgaaatctatatatacatcaacaaTCTTTCCTACAATTCACAAAAATACAATCAACATCTCCTGCTTATTCAACTTAATCAACATACATCTGAATATTCAAACATCAAATAAATAGGTCACGAGCGTTCACTCACTCAAATTGTATTCAACTCTGAAGGAGATTTACTTTTTTCAGCATCGAAAGATTCAGTTGTAAATGCTTGGTTtacatcaaatggtgaaagaTTAGGTACATTCGGTGGTATAAAAGGTGATGGTGGACATAATGGTAGTGTTTGGACTGTAGCTGTTGATTGTGAGTTAAACAAgttgtttcttttcttcagtttTTCTGTAAAATGTGGATCCCTTCGTAAAAAAAACGGTATTAGCGACAAGAAAAAGGAATTGTGAATCGCGAGATTATGgttatttgatttagaagaataGTACAACTCAAGACCAATTGGCATCTATGATAATTTTGTGAAGAAACAAGATATTATCGCTGTAATATAAACGTTGAGAAGAGTTGGGAGGAGATGGATATAACTTGAAAAAGAGGAACAAATTTTGGGATAAATATCGACCAGTTCAAAATTTGAGGAGGTTTCCATCAACTTCGTCAAATGGTATAGATAGATTACTGGGTTACAAGGAAATTTGCAGGAGGAGAAAATGTAgttggatgaagaagttttTCCATAAGATACACATCTATACGAtaagaagacaaagagatAAGCGGAAATTTAGCAATGATCTTCAACGTCGAAAATTAATCACGTTGTGAGAATTAAGGACTAAtgctcttctttttcaatcatATTTTAGCTCAATCACGATTCCTTATCACTGGAGCAGCAGATAACACAATGAAATTATGGGAGATTGCTACAGGGAAATGTTTGTATACTTGGGAATTCTTGACTGCTGTTAAGAGAGTTCAATGGAAGTGAGTCAtcatattcaactttatttctATCAAGAGTTCTTCATGTTCCCGACTATCTGAATGCGAACGATTGAAATggaacaggaagaagaagaaattactACGGCGGAAATGTGAAAGTTATCATTTGGCTGGGAAATCAAAGGGATATATTATTGGAGTCTAAGGGGATCAGGATTCGATTGGCTGGATGTGCCATACTGCAATGATACCCATTTCAACTTGTCTTAAATATttactgatatatatacctattACTATCTGTAGTGAAGATGACGATACTATATTATCAATTACCGAACAACGAAGTGGACAACCATCAATAATcagaatatacaaaataaatAGAGATGAACCAACTTTACGTGAGTAGAAGCCTGAGAAGATTTGTGATGGGATACATCACAATATGTTATATGAATGCATAGAATGCTGGAAAGATTATTCGATatgaatatacatatattgaATCTTAAGCTGACATATTTTTCGCTCTTGACAATTGACAGAAACAACAACaccaataacaacaatgacaTTAACAGGATCAAAAGCAACAGTAGCATTATGGACACcattatcagaatatatTTTAACTGGACATGAATCAGGGAAAATCGCAAAATATGATGTaaaatcaggtgaagaagtaaatTATACAGATGAATCAcataaaggtgaaattacaGATATtcaatcttcacctgatggtACTTATTTTATTACTAGTAGTAAAGATAAAACTGCCAGAGTGAGTTTATGCTTTTATGCGTTTTCTTGCCTTTTTGGGACTTTTCTGTTTATTAGGTAGATGGTAGGATTTTGTTATGGTCAAGTAGAAAATAGGCAATAAGCGGAATAGCATTAATCTGAGACGTGTTGATATGGtttgatcatcttgtttCTATCACGACGCTAATAAGCCATGTttataatcatcaataattagATCTTTGACTCTGAAACActtgaagaaatgaaagtATTCCCAACAGAAACTCCTTTAAATAGTGCTTGTATCGCACCATTGCGACCTTACGTGAGTGATCCGCTTTGAATAATCCAACATCATTTCGAGAAAATTTGGTCAAACCTCCTTCAATCTTCACATCCATCGTTCAACGTTCATCAATACTGATAAGATCGATTTACAGGTAATCCTTGGTGGTGGTCAAGATGCAATGTCAGTCACAACTACATCTCAAAGAGCAGGTAAATTCGAATCTAGATTTTGGCACAAATTGtttgaagaggaagttgGTAGAGTAAAAGGTCATTTGTGAGTTTGGGTATTTCCTCTAAGCAGCTCTTGTTATCAATTGCACATATATTATTACATGATCCCAATCACGATCACTTTTTCTAAACTTGTTTTATGTATTGTCCTCAAACCATGTTCGATAAACTGATAATTATGTTTGTTTATCTATTTTAGCGGTCCAATCAATACTTTGGCTGTACATCCACAAGGTAAAGCTTACGCTTCAGGTGCAGAAGATGGTTTCGTTAGAGTACATTGGTTTGATGAAACTTATTTCAGATCAAGACCTTTTGGTGACCTTGaacctgaagttgaagtatAAGTATAAGTTATAAAATATAGAGATTTTATATATTTTTATAAAGAGCATGGGCATGGGCATTTACCTTTTCGGATGCATATAAACTGTAACATCTATACCTTCAATGTATACCTCCATCCCAATAAAGGTATTTTGTGGTCAAAACGCATGTTGAAAAGCAACATCATTCGTTTAGAAATCAATACTAATTCATGTATACTGAGTATTCGCAGATTAGTATAAATGAAATGGATTTCTGCAGATTACTCAAACTACACATTCACGCTATGCAATAGAACCTGCAGTGTAACTATAGTGATACTGCTAGCAATGCGTTGTTCAATGTGCAGTACAGTACAGCAGATCTGAGTTCATACTGTAATAGTAATATGTTTGGTATCATATACATGCTCTGTATCAAAAACGTCTTTCTTATATGCCTTCCCTAAGTTGGATATATCTTTAACTCTACACAGCATGTGCTTGTTGACCTTTTGTAGATTCCCATTccaaattttctttttctcttctttcaagtaatactttcttcttttcagctaaaaGTGCGGTTCTATAACGGTGGAATGGAGAATTATGGTATTTAAGTAATTGAGAATGGTTGATTtttgtattgtattgtattgaATGACATTTGGAGTAATTTCAGGACAAAGGTGGGTAGGTAGAATAAcattatttgtttgtttatTTCAGGTAGATATTGGGAAATTTATAATGATCAAGTAAGAGAATAAGATTGGTTATATAgtaattgataatgatacGAGTTTAAAGAAAAGGGGAAGAAAAGAgagataaaagaaaaaaaagaaccAGAATAATCAGTTAGACATGCGCATATATACATCTTTCCATTATACCATATCATTATAATACACGCTCAACAAACTCACTGTTTTTTATCTGCGTAAAATGCTCCGTAACCTACTAAACCAAATACacctgaagatatcaaatgACCTGTTGGAGCTATTAACGTTGACAATGAGTTAAATCAGCAGCTATATGATATTTGGTTTTACTTGAGAAACACAAGATGTAAAAGATTGGCTTGGGGTGAAAAAGACTTGTCCTCGGAACTATCTGAATAGAGTTTGGACTTTTGATTGCCTTCCAAATAAGATCTGACGGAATAACCAGATTTTTAAAAAACGGTTTAATCATCAATCCTTCTTATGATTTTTCCTAATTCCAGGATATCCCACATATATCCATTACCACTAATCAATAATAGAACTCAAATCCAATTCTTTTTATTTTATGTTCATGCTACGATATTGTGCTACATTCTCTATTTATCCCTCAATCCATTGATAGTGGTATTCGAacaatttgaatttcttcttctttgtgaCAGTTCGTTATAGTCAAATGATTGACCCATCTTCTCAAGAGAGAAAATTACCAGCCAATCGTTTAATAGATATTAAGATGAGGTATTCCTTTTCCATTATTCATTATGGCCAATGCCTTTCCATTTTTAATGACACTCTCCTCTATACCttcgtatatatatatatgtataaatatttagttgattttctTCCTCCAAGCCAAATGACGTTCGTATATGATTTCCACAACTTCCCTTTTCATATCCGTACCAAAATGAATCATCGTAAAAAATACTTACCATCAAAGATTGGTCTATGTTGTAGACCTAATTGAAAACATCTTGCACCGAAACCAAAAGCACTGAAACCTaagattgttgaaatgagagtcatattgattgattcgtTTTTTATTTTATCGATTGAAGGaaattatattgattatagaAGCAGGATTCTAGGTATTTCTTTGTTCCTTTATTGCTATTCTGTATGCTCAACTGTGCTCGCTTTTCAAGTGATCTTTCTCTTGTCTATGctttattgattgatttaataATTATATACAGATGGAACTACCTACCTCTTAAAATGCTCGAATTGCATAAACCGTAAATGGACGATACAAGCTGATAAAAGGGGTAACGTGGATAAATTATGTACCATCATATAAACTATAACCAGTTTTCAAGTCAAAATGATTAATATCATTGGTTAACCCACCGTACGATTACTCCGAATATTACTGTTACTTGCCATTCACCACTTTCGCTTTAATCGTTTCTTCATTAATATTAcatctaatcttgatatcTCAGACTATATCTACTCCATCAGATAAACACAGCTAAAATGAGACCTTCAGCTCCAGCTCAGTCAGGTATGCCCGGTCGTAAGTATTTGTTAATTCTCTTTATTTGCATAGATACCGTTGTAAGGGGCgtatattgataattttcaTTGTAAATAGCTAAGACCTACGTGAGTATTCGAACACATCTTTCAACcttggaagatgaaaataaacGGACGTCTATCAATGTATCGATGAAAAACAGAATGTAATCACAGCTTGGAAGATGGCTTAGAGCGGTTAGATGTATAGAATTGAGATTAGCGATTATGAGGATGAATCGGAACATCCAAAAAAATGGAATAACAACTAACTAATCCTTATAATTGTAGATCGGTTGGTGGGGTGATATGGGATCTTTACCACAAAAAGGTATCAAAACTTACGGTTAGTTGCTTTGCCCAATTCTTTATACCATGCGAGGACATCCAGCTGATCATCCTATCTGTTATGTACCTCTTCCAAATACATTATTCTCTATTATTTTGCCGCAATTACGTCGATCATCAACTACTATATTCACACCTGGAACCCTTCTTTATAATGAACATCAACCcttatcaatcaaatttacctcaCAATATGGACTCTCCGGCTTATAGGTGTCTCTCCATACCGACAACGAGCTATGGCCGGTGCTCTTAACGGTTACATCTTCAATGGTTTCGCTAGATTAATGAACCATTTACCTTATGTTGCTCCTCCTGCTTTATTCTGTGAGTTCGGCAATCCCCATCTTAATCTCTCGATATGATAATTAGTGATCTGGAGGGGGAAATATAGATCAGAATTGGAGGAAACTAGATATACTAgattctacatcatcaagcGATTTGTATATCCTCCTGTCGAAAGCCCGAAACTGACTGAATGTTATATCTTACGTAGTCTACGGTGTATACTACTGGTCAAAATCCAAATACGAATACTTCAACTCTAAACAAGGTCACTACGATAACTTGatcaaagaaggtgtaaTTAAACCAGGACAATACGAAAGACCAACTGTTGAACCTATTGGTCATTAAATGGTTTTCTCAGGGGAACTATAACTCATATAGTGGGATGAATGCATTTGATCTGGATATCTAAATTATATGCCCTACACCGTCCTGCAGCTTATCTGATTCCTCTTATTGAGCACTCATGACTGTGAATCGAATGCATGCATAAAAGAGGACTTGTTCAAATTGTATGCACATAATGATAGTAGTTGTcgaaaaaacaaaacttcCTTTTTAGGGAATTCTTTGTTtactttatatatataccctgCGCATTGCTTCAGTCCAAAACATTCAATATAATGTCCCAGTTGACTTTGAATCCCCCTTCTTTTCATTCAACTATATTCAATCATCGTATCTTGTACTATCTCTCTTCCCTCATTGTATCGTCTCTCACTCGACCTAGACGTCCAAACTACATAATTGCTGTATAGTAGTACGAACAAATCCGAAAAGCATTTATTTCCAATACGATGGCAGtctcagcttcatcaaatccaataacGTCAGTtcaaccaaattcatcacctataacatcagttcaacctcaacaatATGGTggttcacctttatataatcaacaacaatcaacaaatcCACAATTATTGACTAGattgaatttagatttaagAGGTCAAATGTTTCCTGTCGAAAGGGAAACTTTGATGTTATTACCTGAAAGTGttttattaggtttatttCCACAAGGTTTAATTTTAAGTAAACCTGCTAGTTGGGAAGgtgctgatgatggtgttttTACTGTTGATGTGAGTATGAGACATACATACGCAGCTCCATTCAAGGCTTATGAATGATTATCTGTTCGTAAATtgtaaagatatatatagctaACTTTGACTTTCCAATTCATTTACTTTtaatttgtatttatcaTGGGAACAGTTCGATCCAGATTGCTTTGAATACATATTAAAATTTTGGTCTAATGCACAAGAGAAATTTTATGGTACACCAACATCAATTGGATTATTCCATTTACAACAAAATATAACATCAGtatcatcaggttcaggttcaggttcaggaaATGATTTAACAAGTTTTACAGATCAATCACaaaatccattattatcaaaacaaGCTATTATTGTattaagagaagaattagaatttttttcaataacaaaatcaaatcat
It includes:
- a CDS encoding eukaryotic translation initiation factor 3 subunit I, producing the protein MKPIILQGHERSLTQIVFNSEGDLLFSASKDSVVNAWFTSNGERLGTFGGIKGDGGHNGSVWTVAVDSQSRFLITGAADNTMKLWEIATGKCLYTWEFLTAVKRVQWNEDDDTILSITEQRSGQPSIIRIYKINRDEPTLQTTTPITTMTLTGSKATVALWTPLSEYILTGHESGKIAKYDVKSGEEVNYTDESHKGEITDIQSSPDGTYFITSSKDKTARIFDSETLEEMKVFPTETPLNSACIAPLRPYVILGGGQDAMSVTTTSQRAGKFESRFWHKLFEEEVGRVKGHFGPINTLAVHPQGKAYASGAEDGFVRVHWFDETYFRSRPFGDLEPEVEV